The following coding sequences are from one Nicotiana tabacum cultivar K326 chromosome 1, ASM71507v2, whole genome shotgun sequence window:
- the LOC107790641 gene encoding glyceraldehyde-3-phosphate dehydrogenase GAPCP2, chloroplastic-like: MAFSSLLKPTASFVRPSHRSQTSCAGLHQSANSVKLQSSIFGDAVSVMQCSSLQKSGACSIQPVRATATELPPTVPKSRTSGKTRIGINGFGRIGRLVLRVATFRDDIEVVAVNDPFIDAKYMAYMFKYDSTHGVYNSSISVLDESTLEINGKQIKVSSKRDPADIPWGDLGADYVVESSGVFTTVEKASAHKKGGAKKVVISAPSADAPMFVVGVNERTYKTTMDVVSNASCTTNCLAPLAKVVHEEFGIVEGLMTTVHATTATQKTVDGPSMKDWRGGRGAGQNIIPSSTGAAKAVGKVLPELNGKLTGMAFRVPTPNVSVVDLTCRLEKSASYDDVKAAIKYASEGPLKGILGYTDEDVVSNDFVGDSRSSIFDAKAGIGLNNSFMKLVSWYDNEWGYSNRVLDLIEHMALVAATN, encoded by the exons ATGGCTTTCTCTTCTCTTCTCAAACCTACCGCCTCCTTTGTTCGACCTTCCCATCGTTCCCAG ACATCATGTGCAGGACTTCATCAGAGTGCTAACTCTGTCAAATTACAATCGTCCATCTTCGGAGATGCTGTCTCAGTCATGCAATGTTCGTCCTTACA AAAATCTGGTGCCTGCAGCATTCAACCTGTTAGAGCAACTGCTACTGAGTTGCCTCCGACAGTTCCAA AGTCACGGACCAGTGGGAAGACAAGGATTGGTATAAATG GTTTTGGACGGATTGGGAGATTGGTATTACGAGTTGCAACATTCAgggatgatattgaagttgtggCAGTTAATGACCCATTCATTGATGCAAAGTACATG GCTTACATGTTCAAGTATGACTCCACTCACGGGGTCTACAACTCATCCATCAGTGTCCTGGATGAGTCTACTTTGGAAATCAATGGGAAGCAGATTAAAGTCAGTAGCAAAAG GGATCCTGCAGATATTCCATGGGGCGATTTAGGTGCAGATTATGTTGTTGAATCTTCTGGTGTTTTCACAACCGTTGAGAAGGCCTCAGCACATAAGAAG GGTGGTGCAAAAAAGGTCGTAATCTCAGCTCCATCAGCTGATGCACCTATGTTTGTGGTAGGAGTGAATGAGAGAACTTACAAAACCACCATGGATGTTGTTTCTAATGCTAGCTGTACTACCAATTGCCTTGCTCCCCTTGCCAAG GTGGTTCATGAGGAGTTTGGCATTGTTGAAGGATTAATGACAACTGTGCATGCAACAACAG CTACCCAAAAGACTGTTGATGGGCCATCGATGAAGGATTGGAGAGGAGGCCGTGGTGCAGGACAAAACATCATCCCTAGTTCAACTGGTGCTGCGAAG GCAGTAGGAAAAGTTCTGCCAGAATTGAATGGGAAGCTCACTGGAATGGCTTTCCGCGTTCCAACACCTAATGTCTCTGTTGTGGACTTGACTTGTCGGCTAGAGAAGAGTGCTTCTTATGATGATGTGAAAGCAGCGATAAA GTATGCATCAGAGGGTCCACTTAAAGGCATTTTGGGTTACACAGACGAGGATGTTGTCTCAAATGATTTTGTTGGCGATTCCAG GTCGAGCATATTTGATGCTAAAGCTGGTATAGGCCTGAACAACTCATTCATGAAGCTTGTCTCCTGGTATGACAACGAGTGGGGTTACAG CAACCGAGTGTTGGACCTCATAGAGCACATGGCATTGGTAGCAGCCACCAATTGA